The Gemmata palustris genome includes a region encoding these proteins:
- a CDS encoding virulence factor, with product MTIAAVRNARAGSLRHGLPASFKREGTVYAIAFDMDIEQLRIHFGDPYNNAYLEIRRVLERHQFQWQQGSMYFGGPAVSAATVMVAVIDLATQLPWFAASVRDIRMLRIEELNDLMPVVQRVAGMTGGEQEA from the coding sequence ATGACGATTGCCGCAGTCAGAAATGCCCGCGCTGGTTCACTCCGGCACGGTCTTCCGGCCTCGTTCAAGCGGGAGGGCACTGTGTACGCGATCGCCTTCGACATGGATATCGAGCAACTGCGGATTCATTTCGGCGACCCGTACAACAACGCCTATCTCGAAATTCGCAGAGTGCTGGAGCGGCACCAGTTCCAGTGGCAACAGGGCAGCATGTACTTCGGCGGCCCTGCGGTTTCGGCAGCAACGGTCATGGTCGCGGTGATCGACTTGGCGACGCAACTACCGTGGTTCGCTGCGTCCGTTCGTGACATCCGAATGCTGCGAATCGAGGAATTGAATGATCTCATGCCCGTGGTTCAACGGGTCGCGGGCATGACCGGCGGCGAGCAAGAGGCTTAG